In Kryptolebias marmoratus isolate JLee-2015 linkage group LG22, ASM164957v2, whole genome shotgun sequence, the sequence CCCCATGCTGCCGACCGGGCCGTACTCACGCCACCCGGGCCCGGTCAGCCGCTGCCCCTGTCCCGGCGTGGCCCCGCAGCCGCCCCCCCAGCGCCAGCACGACAACTGGTACGGCTCGCTGAGGACGTCCTCGGTGTTCTCTCTGGAGCCAGTCTCCCACTGGAGCTAAGAGGGAACCAGGAGAGGCGTTAAAGTTTAACAGCTACTGACACCTAGTGGTGAACATGGGAAGAGCAGCTAActaaacagctgcagttttagGCTGTCATTGTGTTGATTTATAGAAGTCGTCACAgctttaaacctgtttttataaatgctttAATCTCTTTCTGACAGAGGGAGGATAGTGTTAGTTAACAGGTTCAAACCAGCCTGTGCTTTAATGCATTTAATCTGAGATCAACTGGAAATAAAGACGTTTTTACATCCTCacatcttgtttttaattttttatttggattttacTGATTGAAGAATCAACACTGAATGGTAAAAATATAGAATTtccccaaaagaaaaaacaagcctCAGAAAAACTGGACCTGATAGATTTGATCTGTTTTAGTCGAAAGGCAGCGAACGTCTGAAGCAAACGTGTTGCGTTCAAGTGCTGACACAGGTGTCCGCCAGTGTGCTTTCAGGATTAGCCTAGCCTAGCTTAGCTTAGCCTAGCTTAGCTTATTCAGTGATTCAGAACCTGCAGAGCAGCTCTGCTTTACATTCTCAGAGTTAAAGGGATATTTCCAACATTCTgaagttagtatcttacctgctgcagatagctctttgaccTGGCAAagctgatgagctaaaggctagtctgaacacagctCAGATCAACAGCAGTTATTTCtgaccccaggctgcaccagaagtgctacagctagctgctactgagACCATgctgtaaaatatttcacataaaaCTCTGAGTTTGAGCtgagctcagactagccgttagctcatcagtcctgtcagaactCCAAACTGAGCCATCTACAACGGGTAAGATGCTGAGTCTCATGTCCAACACAGCTGAAGCTCTGGATCGCAGgccggcgggtgatatgcatttctcaCACTGTAGACCACTTCAGAATGgctgaaatatccctttaatcCATTTATCTAAAGAACTACAGTGATGCAGAATCGGCTCTTCTTGTCCTTTTCTGACAATGAAGAAgctctgaggaggaagaggaggctctGCTGGCTTCATCACGcctgttgccatgacaacaaactgctccacaggAGAAAGCATTtggaccaatcagagcgcagAACAAACTGAAGGGCTTCacaacaagaacagaaacacgAGGTCCAGGATTCGGCCCAAACCGGTGTTCTCAGGGTTCTGGTTTTGTTGCAGAACCTTCAGGTGGGACAGCTGAGGGACAGCCGGCTCGTTTTTCTGTCGGAATCGTTCTGGAAGCAGAATTAAAGGAATCGGATGAAGCTTCTGCAGCTTTCATGGAATTTCTGAGGAATTAGCAGAGCTGCTGTCAGCCGTGACGGACAGAAATGTAGTTCAGCTCCACGCCGGCTCACTTCCTGTCTCCGGAAGAGGACAACCCGCGGACACGCTCTACTCCAGGGACTTGGCGAACTCGGCGTAGTCGATGTAGCCGTCGTTGTTCTTGTCGTCGTCCTTCAGGACGTCATCGATTAGTGCGATCAGGTCCTCCTCTTTCATGGGCTGGCTGCCGTCTCCTCTCTCctagagacaaaaagacaaaaagcagttGATGGGACCATCCAGCGGGAGGACGTGCAGCAGAGACTGCGTCCCCACCTCTCTGTGGACGTGTGTGATGGCGGTGGCTAACTCCAGTCCGTCCAGCAGGTCGTTGCCGTCGTAATCGTGCATCTTGAAGtaatgcagctgcagctcctgggGGGACATGTCCTTCTCCGGTTTGTCTATCACCCCCTCCAGGTGCTCCATGATGTGGCTGAGGACAGACACACCCACATGTTCTCATTGGACAGAACCTAATGCCACGTCCACCTCGTCCACAATCGTCCCGCGGTCACTCACTCTTTGTCCTGCACCATGTCTCTGTCCAGACGGCCGTGAGTCGATAAATGAGCCGCTCCTCCGATCACCGGGGGAGGCTGCTGCTGGTGAGGGGACACCTGAGCGTCCACAGCCAGCAGGGAGCAGGACAGGAGGACGGAGAGGACACCCCGAAGAACGGCACACCTGCAGGCCCTCATTCTGGGTCTGAGggggacagaaggacagagagACACTGGGTCATTCTGGGTCTGAGAAGGACAGAGAGACACTGGGTCTGAggggacagaaggacagacagacagagacactggGTCTAAggggacagaaggacagacgGAGACACTGGGTCTGagagggacagaaggacagacagacagagacactggGTCTGAGggggacagaaagacagagacacTGGGTCATTCTGGGTCTgagaggacagaaggacagacagagacagtggGTCTGAGggggacagaaggacagactgagacagtgGGTCTGAGGGGGAcagggacagaaggacagacagacagacagagacactggGTCTGAGggggacagaaggacagactgagacagtgGGTCTGAGGGGGAcagggacagaaggacagacagacagagacagtggGTCTGAGggggacagaaggacagactgagacagtgGGTCTGAGGGGGAcagggacagaaggacagacagacagagacactggGTCTGAGggggacagaaggacagactgagacagtgGGTCTGAGGGGACAGAGGGACAGTTTTCTCTCTAACGTCTCTGTCTCTCAGGGGTCTTCAAGCTGTGGCTCTGGGGCTGAATGTGGACACAAAGACTCAGTTTTTCTGCCTGAagggagaaagaaaacagctaaaCTTTCATCTGAATCatctgaaggaaaaaataaatacattttattaaatatccaCCCAACTGGACTCAGTTTAACTCTGTTATTAATTAAAGGAATAATTAGATTATTAGTTTTCTGCAGATGTAGAAAAGATTCAAAAAGCCGCATCATTTAGTGATTCAAGTTTAtccaaaaactgttttcttttgttttaacaaataagaataccaagaaataaataatttagttcTTTAATTGAACAAActgtagttttaaaacaaacatggcatTTCGTTAtggagacattttatttaatggaaaaaaagataaagatgttttttttagatgaaactGTA encodes:
- the mcfd2 gene encoding multiple coagulation factor deficiency protein 2 is translated as MRACRCAVLRGVLSVLLSCSLLAVDAQVSPHQQQPPPVIGGAAHLSTHGRLDRDMVQDKDHIMEHLEGVIDKPEKDMSPQELQLHYFKMHDYDGNDLLDGLELATAITHVHREERGDGSQPMKEEDLIALIDDVLKDDDKNNDGYIDYAEFAKSLE